One region of Cydia pomonella isolate Wapato2018A chromosome 9, ilCydPomo1, whole genome shotgun sequence genomic DNA includes:
- the LOC133521404 gene encoding TOX high mobility group box family member 3-like isoform X2 yields the protein MTSVLYQLKLLRPDNLELPLSAPRDTKSSVYAMNDQTFHTPSFGDEEFDIPSIHGQHANGGQPPHIQYSQMHHAAPQVGMMNPAQDGLAPPGGAPSYQQPLYLQEPHTPVTSHSGAGAPAGNYVIQQQPGGQQRLLMMQPSQVMNGPPTPNAGTQNSAPVYSSPQRASPPGTTSDDSDDSVPSHHSQLPGDAESLLPIHYCSASRQQQTTLHQMGAGNMGVKRSSPEPMDNGMNRGQMQKKPKVQKKKKKRDPNEPQKPVSAYALFFRDTQAAIKSQNPNASFGEVSKIVASMWDGLDSEHKSVYKQKTEVAKKEYLKALAAYRASLVSKGGEQESPAMYNHGNNTNSTYGNYYQGVQGQTYGNGHSPQGYVQNAAPQGYTPQNYPGGQPQAAYTGQPAQGYPQNPQQTPQNYQGNIAHNPATYQGAPGQNPQGYQGNPTTPPQACQPNVAQSPRNYAPAQSPSHYAPTSGMASPPGYRQVPSQSPPMGQVHNALQYHHSQQQMPQSHQQMQYQQQQQQHQQQQQQQQQHQQQQQQIQQQQQQQQQIQQQQLQQQQHQQIQQQSAQPQQQPQNQTLKPEPHSPNSNGSSGMPQHSPEQNENRSTPSCIRQGCTNPAIANSEWEDEYCSNECVVSHCRDVFSSWVASNSNNQMQNFSAVK from the exons aCTTTTCATACACCATCTTTCGGCGACGAAGAATTCGATATCCCCTCCATTCACGGGCAACATGCGAACGGAGGCCAACCCCCTCACATACAATACAGCCAAATGCATCATGCAGCGCCACAG GTGGGGATGATGAACCCCGCCCAAGACGGGCTGGCGCCGCCGGGTGGTGCTCCATCGTACCAACAACCTCTGTACTTGCAGGAACCACACACACCAGTCACTTCACACAG TGGTGCGGGTGCCCCTGCAGGAAACTATGTAATTCAGCAGCAGCCAGGTGGACAGCAAAGGCTACTGATGATGCAACCATCACAAGTAATGAATGGCCCACCAACCCCTAATGCAGGCACCCAGAACTCTGCCCCAGTCTACAGCTCGCCCCAGAGGGCCTCCCCACCTGGGACCACAAGTGATGACTCTGATGATAGTGTGCCTTCTCACCATTCACAG TTGCCTGGTGATGCGGAAAGCCTTCTGCCTATCCATTATTGCTCAGCGAGCCGGCAGCAACAAACTACGCTTCATCAG ATGGGTGCTGGCAACATGGGTGTTAAGAGATCTTCACCTGAACCAATGGATAATGGAATGAATCGTGGCCAGATGCAAAAAAAACCTAAAgtacaaaagaaaaagaaaaaacgtgATCCTAATGAGCCACAAAA ACCAGTATCAGCATATGCATTGTTCTTCCGAGATACTCAGGCTGCAATCAAAAGCCAAAACCCTAACGCAAGTTTTGGAGAAGTCTCCAAAATTGTGGCTTCCATGTGGGATGGTCTTGATTCTGAACATAAAAGT gtatacaaacaaaaaactgaaGTAGCCAAGAAAGAATACCTAAAAGCACTTGCTGCCTACAGAGCTAGTTTAGTATCAAAG GGAGGTGAACAGGAAAGTCCAGCCATGTACAATCACGGCAATAATACCAACTCAACATATGGTAATTACTACCAAGGAGTACAAGGACAGACATATGGAAATGGACATTCGCCTCAGGGATATGTGCAAAATGCAGCACCTCAGGGGTACACCCCGCAGAACTACCCTGGTGGACAGCCTCAGGCTGCTTATACTGGTCAGCCTGCTCAAGGTTACCCACAAAATCCACAGCAGACACCGCAAAATTACCAAGGGAACATAGCACATAACCCCGCTACATATcag GGTGCTCCAGGGCAAAACCCCCAAGGTTACCAAGGCAATCCAACAACACCACCTCAAGCATGCCAACCCAATGTTGCCCAATCACCTAGGAACTACGCCCCAGCCCAGTCTCCCTCCCACTATGCCCCAACCTCCGGCATGGCTTCACCTCCGGGATACAGACAAGTGCCCTCCCAATCTCCGCCTATGGGACAAGTTCACAATGCTTTGCAATACCATCATTCTCAacag CAAATGCCACAATCTCACCAACAAATGCAGTATCAGCAACAGCAACAGCAgcatcaacaacaacaacaacagcagCAGCAACATCAACAGCAGCAGCAACAAATTCAACAGcaacagcagcagcagcagcaaatCCAACAACAGCAGCTTCAACAGCAACAACACCAACAAATCCAACAACAATCAGCACAACCCCAGCAACAGCCCCAGAACCAAACTCTTAAACCTGAACCACATTCTCCTAATAGCAATGGAAGTTCTGGCATGCCTCAGCACTCTCCAGAG CAAAATGAAAACCGAAGCACGCCATCGTGCATCCGTCAAGGTTGTACCAACCCGGCCATAGCCAATAGTGAATGGGAGGATGAATATTGCTCTAATGAATGTGTTGTCAGCCATTGCAG GGACGTCTTCAGTTCATGGGTGGCCTCTAATAGCAACAACCAAATGCAAAATTTCTCAGCAGTAAAATAA
- the LOC133521404 gene encoding TOX high mobility group box family member 3-like isoform X3, producing MRPDNLELPLSAPRDTKSSVYAMNDQTFHTPSFGDEEFDIPSIHGQHANGGQPPHIQYSQMHHAAPQVGMMNPAQDGLAPPGGAPSYQQPLYLQEPHTPVTSHSGAGAPAGNYVIQQQPGGQQRLLMMQPSQVMNGPPTPNAGTQNSAPVYSSPQRASPPGTTSDDSDDSVPSHHSQLPGDAESLLPIHYCSASRQQQTTLHQMGAGNMGVKRSSPEPMDNGMNRGQMQKKPKVQKKKKKRDPNEPQKPVSAYALFFRDTQAAIKSQNPNASFGEVSKIVASMWDGLDSEHKSVYKQKTEVAKKEYLKALAAYRASLVSKGGEQESPAMYNHGNNTNSTYGNYYQGVQGQTYGNGHSPQGYVQNAAPQGYTPQNYPGGQPQAAYTGQPAQGYPQNPQQTPQNYQGNIAHNPATYQGAPGQNPQGYQGNPTTPPQACQPNVAQSPRNYAPAQSPSHYAPTSGMASPPGYRQVPSQSPPMGQVHNALQYHHSQQQMPQSHQQMQYQQQQQQHQQQQQQQQQHQQQQQQIQQQQQQQQQIQQQQLQQQQHQQIQQQSAQPQQQPQNQTLKPEPHSPNSNGSSGMPQHSPEQNENRSTPSCIRQGCTNPAIANSEWEDEYCSNECVVSHCRDVFSSWVASNSNNQMQNFSAVK from the exons aCTTTTCATACACCATCTTTCGGCGACGAAGAATTCGATATCCCCTCCATTCACGGGCAACATGCGAACGGAGGCCAACCCCCTCACATACAATACAGCCAAATGCATCATGCAGCGCCACAG GTGGGGATGATGAACCCCGCCCAAGACGGGCTGGCGCCGCCGGGTGGTGCTCCATCGTACCAACAACCTCTGTACTTGCAGGAACCACACACACCAGTCACTTCACACAG TGGTGCGGGTGCCCCTGCAGGAAACTATGTAATTCAGCAGCAGCCAGGTGGACAGCAAAGGCTACTGATGATGCAACCATCACAAGTAATGAATGGCCCACCAACCCCTAATGCAGGCACCCAGAACTCTGCCCCAGTCTACAGCTCGCCCCAGAGGGCCTCCCCACCTGGGACCACAAGTGATGACTCTGATGATAGTGTGCCTTCTCACCATTCACAG TTGCCTGGTGATGCGGAAAGCCTTCTGCCTATCCATTATTGCTCAGCGAGCCGGCAGCAACAAACTACGCTTCATCAG ATGGGTGCTGGCAACATGGGTGTTAAGAGATCTTCACCTGAACCAATGGATAATGGAATGAATCGTGGCCAGATGCAAAAAAAACCTAAAgtacaaaagaaaaagaaaaaacgtgATCCTAATGAGCCACAAAA ACCAGTATCAGCATATGCATTGTTCTTCCGAGATACTCAGGCTGCAATCAAAAGCCAAAACCCTAACGCAAGTTTTGGAGAAGTCTCCAAAATTGTGGCTTCCATGTGGGATGGTCTTGATTCTGAACATAAAAGT gtatacaaacaaaaaactgaaGTAGCCAAGAAAGAATACCTAAAAGCACTTGCTGCCTACAGAGCTAGTTTAGTATCAAAG GGAGGTGAACAGGAAAGTCCAGCCATGTACAATCACGGCAATAATACCAACTCAACATATGGTAATTACTACCAAGGAGTACAAGGACAGACATATGGAAATGGACATTCGCCTCAGGGATATGTGCAAAATGCAGCACCTCAGGGGTACACCCCGCAGAACTACCCTGGTGGACAGCCTCAGGCTGCTTATACTGGTCAGCCTGCTCAAGGTTACCCACAAAATCCACAGCAGACACCGCAAAATTACCAAGGGAACATAGCACATAACCCCGCTACATATcag GGTGCTCCAGGGCAAAACCCCCAAGGTTACCAAGGCAATCCAACAACACCACCTCAAGCATGCCAACCCAATGTTGCCCAATCACCTAGGAACTACGCCCCAGCCCAGTCTCCCTCCCACTATGCCCCAACCTCCGGCATGGCTTCACCTCCGGGATACAGACAAGTGCCCTCCCAATCTCCGCCTATGGGACAAGTTCACAATGCTTTGCAATACCATCATTCTCAacag CAAATGCCACAATCTCACCAACAAATGCAGTATCAGCAACAGCAACAGCAgcatcaacaacaacaacaacagcagCAGCAACATCAACAGCAGCAGCAACAAATTCAACAGcaacagcagcagcagcagcaaatCCAACAACAGCAGCTTCAACAGCAACAACACCAACAAATCCAACAACAATCAGCACAACCCCAGCAACAGCCCCAGAACCAAACTCTTAAACCTGAACCACATTCTCCTAATAGCAATGGAAGTTCTGGCATGCCTCAGCACTCTCCAGAG CAAAATGAAAACCGAAGCACGCCATCGTGCATCCGTCAAGGTTGTACCAACCCGGCCATAGCCAATAGTGAATGGGAGGATGAATATTGCTCTAATGAATGTGTTGTCAGCCATTGCAG GGACGTCTTCAGTTCATGGGTGGCCTCTAATAGCAACAACCAAATGCAAAATTTCTCAGCAGTAAAATAA
- the LOC133521404 gene encoding TOX high mobility group box family member 3-like isoform X1, translating to MEPIQTTLRDQERAYKMYMYTRPDNLELPLSAPRDTKSSVYAMNDQTFHTPSFGDEEFDIPSIHGQHANGGQPPHIQYSQMHHAAPQVGMMNPAQDGLAPPGGAPSYQQPLYLQEPHTPVTSHSGAGAPAGNYVIQQQPGGQQRLLMMQPSQVMNGPPTPNAGTQNSAPVYSSPQRASPPGTTSDDSDDSVPSHHSQLPGDAESLLPIHYCSASRQQQTTLHQMGAGNMGVKRSSPEPMDNGMNRGQMQKKPKVQKKKKKRDPNEPQKPVSAYALFFRDTQAAIKSQNPNASFGEVSKIVASMWDGLDSEHKSVYKQKTEVAKKEYLKALAAYRASLVSKGGEQESPAMYNHGNNTNSTYGNYYQGVQGQTYGNGHSPQGYVQNAAPQGYTPQNYPGGQPQAAYTGQPAQGYPQNPQQTPQNYQGNIAHNPATYQGAPGQNPQGYQGNPTTPPQACQPNVAQSPRNYAPAQSPSHYAPTSGMASPPGYRQVPSQSPPMGQVHNALQYHHSQQQMPQSHQQMQYQQQQQQHQQQQQQQQQHQQQQQQIQQQQQQQQQIQQQQLQQQQHQQIQQQSAQPQQQPQNQTLKPEPHSPNSNGSSGMPQHSPEQNENRSTPSCIRQGCTNPAIANSEWEDEYCSNECVVSHCRDVFSSWVASNSNNQMQNFSAVK from the exons aCTTTTCATACACCATCTTTCGGCGACGAAGAATTCGATATCCCCTCCATTCACGGGCAACATGCGAACGGAGGCCAACCCCCTCACATACAATACAGCCAAATGCATCATGCAGCGCCACAG GTGGGGATGATGAACCCCGCCCAAGACGGGCTGGCGCCGCCGGGTGGTGCTCCATCGTACCAACAACCTCTGTACTTGCAGGAACCACACACACCAGTCACTTCACACAG TGGTGCGGGTGCCCCTGCAGGAAACTATGTAATTCAGCAGCAGCCAGGTGGACAGCAAAGGCTACTGATGATGCAACCATCACAAGTAATGAATGGCCCACCAACCCCTAATGCAGGCACCCAGAACTCTGCCCCAGTCTACAGCTCGCCCCAGAGGGCCTCCCCACCTGGGACCACAAGTGATGACTCTGATGATAGTGTGCCTTCTCACCATTCACAG TTGCCTGGTGATGCGGAAAGCCTTCTGCCTATCCATTATTGCTCAGCGAGCCGGCAGCAACAAACTACGCTTCATCAG ATGGGTGCTGGCAACATGGGTGTTAAGAGATCTTCACCTGAACCAATGGATAATGGAATGAATCGTGGCCAGATGCAAAAAAAACCTAAAgtacaaaagaaaaagaaaaaacgtgATCCTAATGAGCCACAAAA ACCAGTATCAGCATATGCATTGTTCTTCCGAGATACTCAGGCTGCAATCAAAAGCCAAAACCCTAACGCAAGTTTTGGAGAAGTCTCCAAAATTGTGGCTTCCATGTGGGATGGTCTTGATTCTGAACATAAAAGT gtatacaaacaaaaaactgaaGTAGCCAAGAAAGAATACCTAAAAGCACTTGCTGCCTACAGAGCTAGTTTAGTATCAAAG GGAGGTGAACAGGAAAGTCCAGCCATGTACAATCACGGCAATAATACCAACTCAACATATGGTAATTACTACCAAGGAGTACAAGGACAGACATATGGAAATGGACATTCGCCTCAGGGATATGTGCAAAATGCAGCACCTCAGGGGTACACCCCGCAGAACTACCCTGGTGGACAGCCTCAGGCTGCTTATACTGGTCAGCCTGCTCAAGGTTACCCACAAAATCCACAGCAGACACCGCAAAATTACCAAGGGAACATAGCACATAACCCCGCTACATATcag GGTGCTCCAGGGCAAAACCCCCAAGGTTACCAAGGCAATCCAACAACACCACCTCAAGCATGCCAACCCAATGTTGCCCAATCACCTAGGAACTACGCCCCAGCCCAGTCTCCCTCCCACTATGCCCCAACCTCCGGCATGGCTTCACCTCCGGGATACAGACAAGTGCCCTCCCAATCTCCGCCTATGGGACAAGTTCACAATGCTTTGCAATACCATCATTCTCAacag CAAATGCCACAATCTCACCAACAAATGCAGTATCAGCAACAGCAACAGCAgcatcaacaacaacaacaacagcagCAGCAACATCAACAGCAGCAGCAACAAATTCAACAGcaacagcagcagcagcagcaaatCCAACAACAGCAGCTTCAACAGCAACAACACCAACAAATCCAACAACAATCAGCACAACCCCAGCAACAGCCCCAGAACCAAACTCTTAAACCTGAACCACATTCTCCTAATAGCAATGGAAGTTCTGGCATGCCTCAGCACTCTCCAGAG CAAAATGAAAACCGAAGCACGCCATCGTGCATCCGTCAAGGTTGTACCAACCCGGCCATAGCCAATAGTGAATGGGAGGATGAATATTGCTCTAATGAATGTGTTGTCAGCCATTGCAG GGACGTCTTCAGTTCATGGGTGGCCTCTAATAGCAACAACCAAATGCAAAATTTCTCAGCAGTAAAATAA
- the LOC133521404 gene encoding TOX high mobility group box family member 3-like isoform X4, which translates to MEPIQTTLRDQERAYKMYMYTRPDNLELPLSAPRDTKSSVYAMNDQTFHTPSFGDEEFDIPSIHGQHANGGQPPHIQYSQMHHAAPQVGMMNPAQDGLAPPGGAPSYQQPLYLQEPHTPVTSHSGAGAPAGNYVIQQQPGGQQRLLMMQPSQVMNGPPTPNAGTQNSAPVYSSPQRASPPGTTSDDSDDSVPSHHSQMGAGNMGVKRSSPEPMDNGMNRGQMQKKPKVQKKKKKRDPNEPQKPVSAYALFFRDTQAAIKSQNPNASFGEVSKIVASMWDGLDSEHKSVYKQKTEVAKKEYLKALAAYRASLVSKGGEQESPAMYNHGNNTNSTYGNYYQGVQGQTYGNGHSPQGYVQNAAPQGYTPQNYPGGQPQAAYTGQPAQGYPQNPQQTPQNYQGNIAHNPATYQGAPGQNPQGYQGNPTTPPQACQPNVAQSPRNYAPAQSPSHYAPTSGMASPPGYRQVPSQSPPMGQVHNALQYHHSQQQMPQSHQQMQYQQQQQQHQQQQQQQQQHQQQQQQIQQQQQQQQQIQQQQLQQQQHQQIQQQSAQPQQQPQNQTLKPEPHSPNSNGSSGMPQHSPEQNENRSTPSCIRQGCTNPAIANSEWEDEYCSNECVVSHCRDVFSSWVASNSNNQMQNFSAVK; encoded by the exons aCTTTTCATACACCATCTTTCGGCGACGAAGAATTCGATATCCCCTCCATTCACGGGCAACATGCGAACGGAGGCCAACCCCCTCACATACAATACAGCCAAATGCATCATGCAGCGCCACAG GTGGGGATGATGAACCCCGCCCAAGACGGGCTGGCGCCGCCGGGTGGTGCTCCATCGTACCAACAACCTCTGTACTTGCAGGAACCACACACACCAGTCACTTCACACAG TGGTGCGGGTGCCCCTGCAGGAAACTATGTAATTCAGCAGCAGCCAGGTGGACAGCAAAGGCTACTGATGATGCAACCATCACAAGTAATGAATGGCCCACCAACCCCTAATGCAGGCACCCAGAACTCTGCCCCAGTCTACAGCTCGCCCCAGAGGGCCTCCCCACCTGGGACCACAAGTGATGACTCTGATGATAGTGTGCCTTCTCACCATTCACAG ATGGGTGCTGGCAACATGGGTGTTAAGAGATCTTCACCTGAACCAATGGATAATGGAATGAATCGTGGCCAGATGCAAAAAAAACCTAAAgtacaaaagaaaaagaaaaaacgtgATCCTAATGAGCCACAAAA ACCAGTATCAGCATATGCATTGTTCTTCCGAGATACTCAGGCTGCAATCAAAAGCCAAAACCCTAACGCAAGTTTTGGAGAAGTCTCCAAAATTGTGGCTTCCATGTGGGATGGTCTTGATTCTGAACATAAAAGT gtatacaaacaaaaaactgaaGTAGCCAAGAAAGAATACCTAAAAGCACTTGCTGCCTACAGAGCTAGTTTAGTATCAAAG GGAGGTGAACAGGAAAGTCCAGCCATGTACAATCACGGCAATAATACCAACTCAACATATGGTAATTACTACCAAGGAGTACAAGGACAGACATATGGAAATGGACATTCGCCTCAGGGATATGTGCAAAATGCAGCACCTCAGGGGTACACCCCGCAGAACTACCCTGGTGGACAGCCTCAGGCTGCTTATACTGGTCAGCCTGCTCAAGGTTACCCACAAAATCCACAGCAGACACCGCAAAATTACCAAGGGAACATAGCACATAACCCCGCTACATATcag GGTGCTCCAGGGCAAAACCCCCAAGGTTACCAAGGCAATCCAACAACACCACCTCAAGCATGCCAACCCAATGTTGCCCAATCACCTAGGAACTACGCCCCAGCCCAGTCTCCCTCCCACTATGCCCCAACCTCCGGCATGGCTTCACCTCCGGGATACAGACAAGTGCCCTCCCAATCTCCGCCTATGGGACAAGTTCACAATGCTTTGCAATACCATCATTCTCAacag CAAATGCCACAATCTCACCAACAAATGCAGTATCAGCAACAGCAACAGCAgcatcaacaacaacaacaacagcagCAGCAACATCAACAGCAGCAGCAACAAATTCAACAGcaacagcagcagcagcagcaaatCCAACAACAGCAGCTTCAACAGCAACAACACCAACAAATCCAACAACAATCAGCACAACCCCAGCAACAGCCCCAGAACCAAACTCTTAAACCTGAACCACATTCTCCTAATAGCAATGGAAGTTCTGGCATGCCTCAGCACTCTCCAGAG CAAAATGAAAACCGAAGCACGCCATCGTGCATCCGTCAAGGTTGTACCAACCCGGCCATAGCCAATAGTGAATGGGAGGATGAATATTGCTCTAATGAATGTGTTGTCAGCCATTGCAG GGACGTCTTCAGTTCATGGGTGGCCTCTAATAGCAACAACCAAATGCAAAATTTCTCAGCAGTAAAATAA
- the LOC133521404 gene encoding TOX high mobility group box family member 3-like isoform X5 produces MNDQTFHTPSFGDEEFDIPSIHGQHANGGQPPHIQYSQMHHAAPQVGMMNPAQDGLAPPGGAPSYQQPLYLQEPHTPVTSHSGAGAPAGNYVIQQQPGGQQRLLMMQPSQVMNGPPTPNAGTQNSAPVYSSPQRASPPGTTSDDSDDSVPSHHSQLPGDAESLLPIHYCSASRQQQTTLHQMGAGNMGVKRSSPEPMDNGMNRGQMQKKPKVQKKKKKRDPNEPQKPVSAYALFFRDTQAAIKSQNPNASFGEVSKIVASMWDGLDSEHKSVYKQKTEVAKKEYLKALAAYRASLVSKGGEQESPAMYNHGNNTNSTYGNYYQGVQGQTYGNGHSPQGYVQNAAPQGYTPQNYPGGQPQAAYTGQPAQGYPQNPQQTPQNYQGNIAHNPATYQGAPGQNPQGYQGNPTTPPQACQPNVAQSPRNYAPAQSPSHYAPTSGMASPPGYRQVPSQSPPMGQVHNALQYHHSQQQMPQSHQQMQYQQQQQQHQQQQQQQQQHQQQQQQIQQQQQQQQQIQQQQLQQQQHQQIQQQSAQPQQQPQNQTLKPEPHSPNSNGSSGMPQHSPEQNENRSTPSCIRQGCTNPAIANSEWEDEYCSNECVVSHCRDVFSSWVASNSNNQMQNFSAVK; encoded by the exons aCTTTTCATACACCATCTTTCGGCGACGAAGAATTCGATATCCCCTCCATTCACGGGCAACATGCGAACGGAGGCCAACCCCCTCACATACAATACAGCCAAATGCATCATGCAGCGCCACAG GTGGGGATGATGAACCCCGCCCAAGACGGGCTGGCGCCGCCGGGTGGTGCTCCATCGTACCAACAACCTCTGTACTTGCAGGAACCACACACACCAGTCACTTCACACAG TGGTGCGGGTGCCCCTGCAGGAAACTATGTAATTCAGCAGCAGCCAGGTGGACAGCAAAGGCTACTGATGATGCAACCATCACAAGTAATGAATGGCCCACCAACCCCTAATGCAGGCACCCAGAACTCTGCCCCAGTCTACAGCTCGCCCCAGAGGGCCTCCCCACCTGGGACCACAAGTGATGACTCTGATGATAGTGTGCCTTCTCACCATTCACAG TTGCCTGGTGATGCGGAAAGCCTTCTGCCTATCCATTATTGCTCAGCGAGCCGGCAGCAACAAACTACGCTTCATCAG ATGGGTGCTGGCAACATGGGTGTTAAGAGATCTTCACCTGAACCAATGGATAATGGAATGAATCGTGGCCAGATGCAAAAAAAACCTAAAgtacaaaagaaaaagaaaaaacgtgATCCTAATGAGCCACAAAA ACCAGTATCAGCATATGCATTGTTCTTCCGAGATACTCAGGCTGCAATCAAAAGCCAAAACCCTAACGCAAGTTTTGGAGAAGTCTCCAAAATTGTGGCTTCCATGTGGGATGGTCTTGATTCTGAACATAAAAGT gtatacaaacaaaaaactgaaGTAGCCAAGAAAGAATACCTAAAAGCACTTGCTGCCTACAGAGCTAGTTTAGTATCAAAG GGAGGTGAACAGGAAAGTCCAGCCATGTACAATCACGGCAATAATACCAACTCAACATATGGTAATTACTACCAAGGAGTACAAGGACAGACATATGGAAATGGACATTCGCCTCAGGGATATGTGCAAAATGCAGCACCTCAGGGGTACACCCCGCAGAACTACCCTGGTGGACAGCCTCAGGCTGCTTATACTGGTCAGCCTGCTCAAGGTTACCCACAAAATCCACAGCAGACACCGCAAAATTACCAAGGGAACATAGCACATAACCCCGCTACATATcag GGTGCTCCAGGGCAAAACCCCCAAGGTTACCAAGGCAATCCAACAACACCACCTCAAGCATGCCAACCCAATGTTGCCCAATCACCTAGGAACTACGCCCCAGCCCAGTCTCCCTCCCACTATGCCCCAACCTCCGGCATGGCTTCACCTCCGGGATACAGACAAGTGCCCTCCCAATCTCCGCCTATGGGACAAGTTCACAATGCTTTGCAATACCATCATTCTCAacag CAAATGCCACAATCTCACCAACAAATGCAGTATCAGCAACAGCAACAGCAgcatcaacaacaacaacaacagcagCAGCAACATCAACAGCAGCAGCAACAAATTCAACAGcaacagcagcagcagcagcaaatCCAACAACAGCAGCTTCAACAGCAACAACACCAACAAATCCAACAACAATCAGCACAACCCCAGCAACAGCCCCAGAACCAAACTCTTAAACCTGAACCACATTCTCCTAATAGCAATGGAAGTTCTGGCATGCCTCAGCACTCTCCAGAG CAAAATGAAAACCGAAGCACGCCATCGTGCATCCGTCAAGGTTGTACCAACCCGGCCATAGCCAATAGTGAATGGGAGGATGAATATTGCTCTAATGAATGTGTTGTCAGCCATTGCAG GGACGTCTTCAGTTCATGGGTGGCCTCTAATAGCAACAACCAAATGCAAAATTTCTCAGCAGTAAAATAA